The DNA window AGGCGCGCGGTTTCAAGTTGTCTGTCAATCACAATCAAATCCTTTAACAAAAATCATAAAGTTAGGCTTAATCCACAAACTAACCCTATCTCATTCGCAGCTCAATCATTGTTTGTGTTTATTGACTACTATAAAGCCATAAACCAATAACTGTACATATATACAGTTATATTAATATCACCGTAAAAACCGCATCAATGAACCGTTAATCGCGCGAAGTATGTGGTTGTTGATTGAGATATTCTTGGATGGAGTCGGGGCTAAATACTGTGATGCCATGTTTGATCAATAATTCAGCGGTTACACCTCGACCTGGCTTCTTTACCCCAGAAAAGGTGCCGTCATAGACCAGTTCGCTGCCACAAGAAGGACTTCCTTGCGCAAGCAGCGCATAGCGAATGTTATTTGATAAACAGAGTTGTAGTGCCATATTGGCCCCACGAACAAAATCATCGGTAACGTTATGACCTTGGTTGTCTTCTACCCGGGCGTGTGCTTGCAACACTAATTGCGCTGAACCGCCCACGATCTCGGCACTTGCCCTAGGAATTGGCATTCCAGAGGCTACTTCGGGACAACACTTTACCAACTCAAAATTCGCTCTTAACAATGCGTCGAGCTGCCCAGATATTGGCAAGGATTGGCCGTTGTATCTTACTTTGTCACCGGCAAGGCATGCGCTGATAAGCAGTTTTTCCAAATCTTAGTCCTTAATGATTTGTTTACCTTTTATTGGCGAAACAGTCCACATTTTGTCATCTTCGGTGTTTTTCAAGATAGTTGTCATCGTAGCTGAACTGTTCCAACGCTAAAGCGACTACACCAATAAAATTGAGTGTGTTCATTATAAAGCTGTGGCTTACTCTTTGGTGTTGTTCATCCGATCGATAATTGATAACGCGCAGCATCAAAGCCTAAGCGCTCTTGTCGATCAACCAAGGTGAAACCACTTTTTTCATAAAAACGGCGTAACGTCGGCCTATCACCATGGCAATCACAGCGAACCCACTGACAATGGAGCTGCTTTGCTAATGCCACGATGGCGTTAATCACATCTTGCCCTAAACCACGCGAATGATAAGAATCTGCAATCGCAAACTTATGAAAAAACAGACTGTTGCGAGTATCAAGATCTGGCCAAAAAGGATCGCTATCAAAGCAAATAAACACGCAACCAATCGCTTGACCTTGGTAGTCGATAAGATAGAGCTGCTCATTTGAATAGGATTGCTGAAGCACTTCGAGCTGCACTTGCTCTTCAGTCCATAATGGGATCTGCTGACGATGGCAGCGTGCAACCGCTTGTAGTAAACAGTTCTGGGCGACTTGCCAATCCTTGTCACCAGTACTCTGCTTCAATCTCACGCGAGAAGATAAATCGGAATCAGTGCTGGTAGTTGTGTCCATTAACATGACCTTTCCTTGGCATAAGCAAAGCGTCATTCTACCAAGAACCAATACCAACTGGTTATTTTTATAGGGAAAATGTTTTCTGACTAGAATCCCTATCCTTAGTGACTGGCTATTTTAACCGTTTGAGATCTTTTTTTTTGATTGCTGTTTTGCTTGTTTTTCAGCTTTAGCGAACACCGGATCCCAACCTTTGTCTGGGCTTTTTTCTAAATAGCCACCACGGACTTCCTCAGCGAGCAGTCGCACTGGGTTTTTCTGAATGACTTTCGCCGTACCATGCTTATCCACTTCCACATCGCTGCCATCGATGTTCTTAAACACCTTGCCGTTCGCCGCGACGCCATCTTGCGGACCTTTGTACTCCTCGCCCTTTTTCACTTCAACTGGCTTGGTGCTACTTTCTGGTTTCACGTAGATGGAATGATCAGAATCGTTAATGACATCTGCAAAACTCAATGTCGGCGAAATGAATACTGATGCCAATAATGCTAAAGACACTTTACGTGCCAGCTTATACTTATTCATGACGGTTCTCCTTTCGAGCATATTCTTTTAAGCTATTTTTTGTCATTATCTATTCATAAATTTGTCACATTTTTAGGGGTTTATGAATCATGATAAAGACAGGATTAAGTCAATTTTTATCATCATTAACTACATAAGCACCAAGATAAGCACGTTACCCACTCGTCTTCCGCCGAATATCAATAAAAAAAGGATACCTTCCTATAATCTGGTCGGTATCCTTTGTTAAATTTTCTACTGCTTAAATGAAAATAGTAATTAGCTGCTAAGCAAAAAATCGGTCATGATTAAATTGTATATTTCTTTAACACATCTCGAAACTGTTGCTCCGTCAGCACCATAGGTTGTGACAACAACAATTCCCCATTGGAGGAAATAATCATGATGTGGGGATAAGCATTAAATTTGGGAAAGAGATTGAAGAAAGTATGATTATCATTTTCGTTACTAAAATTCGCTTTCATAAATACATAGTCATGCTCGATGACTTTATCTAATGCAGTCTCTTTTAGGTTCTTTTCAAATTTGACGCAATATGGACACCAGTTACCACCTGCCACGACAAAAATATTTTTATGATCCTTTTTGGCAATAGTAAGCGCGTTAAGGTAATCGGTATAGGCGTCTCTGCTCGGGTCATAGACCTTATCTTGTGTAGCAAAAGCCATAAATGATAATAACAATAGTGGTAACAACAATACTCTTTTTAGCAACACATTAATTCCCTCTATTTAACCTAGCCTGAGTCAGTTAATAAAGCGCCTAAGCTCGCAGTCAAAATGAACATTATTGGGCTTATTTTTTCTGTTTCTTCGAATTTTATTAAAGGCGTTTTGTCACTGGCGATTCTTTATTAGTACTAAATACATTATCAATCACTAAAATAGACCAATGTACTATTTATAACGACGACATATATTAATACATTGCATAGGTTTATAACAGAATACGGAGCCTATTCCTATGGAGATTTGATATAAGTTGTATTGAATTTGATTTAGATAAGCTCAATAACGGTGAAGTGATGAATAAATAGCCACTGTTAAAAGCAAAAAAAAGAGAAGCTCCGCTTCTCCTTCTTTGACTATTTCTTTGATACCAAATTATGCCGTGTGCTTTTTCACTTCACGTTGGTATTTTTTCACTTTCTTCATCGCCATGTTACGTTTTAGCGGTGATAAATAATCGATAAACAGATTGCCTTTAAGGTGATCAATTTCATGCTGCATCGCAATCGCTAAAAACTCATCGCTTTCAATAGTGATTGGGTTACCGTGGCGATCTTGCGCTTTAACCACAACAGAATGGAAACGTTCTACTTCTGCGTAGTAATCAGGAACGGACAAACAGCCCTCTTCACCCAGCTCTTTGTTTTCGCCGCTCACTACTTCAGGGTTCACCAGAATCAACGGTTCGTTACGTTCTTTAGAAAGGTCAATCACCACAATAGCCAACTGCTCTGCAATTTGCGGCGCAGCCAAACCGATACCATTACTCGTGTCGTAAAGGGTATCGAGCAGATCATCAATCACAGGCTGTACTGCATCAAAATCAGTAACAGGTTTAGCCACCAATTTTAATCTTGGATCAGGGATAGTAATGATTTCACGTACCGCCATAATAGTTCCTCACTCTTTCTTAATATTATGATTGTTCAATGCAACCGGCTGTTAACCGTGTTGAAATCGCTGACGGGTAACCCAACCCCAACGGGGACATTGGTACTCATCATCGATAAAATGCCCTGCAGTATACTCGTTTACCACGCTACGCCAAAATGCACTAGCATGGTGAGCACCTTGCACTTGCTTAATTTCCCAAGCGCCTCGCAGTTGCTCAAATAACGTCGACGCAAATTGGCGTCCAACTTGCTTGCCACGAAAATACGGAATGACATAAAAGTCACAAATTTCAAAGTATCCACCAGCGCCATGTTCGATTGCGGCATGCCCTGCAGGAACGCCATCAACATAACATAAATAGCCCACAATAGGACCACCTAACTCCGTATCCAACGGGAAAAGGCCGTTTTCATCCGGTTTTTTGCCCATTATGTGAGAGAATTCCGCTTCATAGGCTTGAGCCAAATTGCGGTAAACCATCTCAATTTGTGGGGTTACTTCTCTGATTTGCATACTTTTTTAATAGGTGTCTAGATGTTTTACACATGAGACACTCAATGTGGGGGCGAAGTGTGGCACATTCAATAGATAAGTAACACTTCTATTTTATTGGTAGCAACATTTAGCGGGTACTATCGAGCAGTTCAGGAACAACGTGAGGTAAATCCGTGGCGCCGACATCCAAACCAAATTGACTTAAAATGCATGCCAATTGACCACGATGGTGCGTTTGATGATGAAATAGATGAAGGAGAAAACCGTTGAGGTTGATCTCGACTGTTTGCTCATCACCGGCCTGATACTGAATGCGTGTATGAAGGAGATCATCAGTTAGGTGATGTGTCATGTTCACAATCAAGTGATCCACTTCTTCACGTCTTTCTATCATGGTGTTGAGGTCATCAATAAATCGATGTTCTCCCCAAGTAAATGAGAGAGTGTGAAAATCTTTATCGGCGACCATAAGATGATGCTCAGCTAAACAAGTTAACATCGCAATATCCGCTTGGAGCAGATGATTCCAATAATCCATTATGCTGACAAAATAGGAGCGAGTGTTACGTTGTAACTGAGCTGGGGACAAGTGACGGCAAGCAGAGAGCAACTGCACGTTCATGCGCTGGTTATAACGAGCCATCATTACAAAATTTGACGCCAAATCCATTTTGCCTCACCTAGTCAGGGATTCTCTTAATTAGAAAACGCCCTTGTAAAAACCACCACAGCTTAGTGGTTGAGCATGTCATCCAGATGACATCACACTGATTTGCAGCCAAGTATTCCAAGAATTACGCAAAGGTACTTAAAGCTATCCACTTAATAAAAGCGTACTCACCGAGACAACAAACTATTGTCCCAAACAATAAGTGGAATTTTCCCATAGTGCCGCCCTACTTTAACCCGGTCTGATTAAGCACAAGCACCAGTGTTACATATTCACCTGGTTGATTATCACCACATCCGTGCGATGGTCAACATCGAACTCAATACTAAATCTCTTTAGTAAACAACGAGTAATAGTTACTCATATTTTGTACAGAGAATCAACTGGCGCTCATCATATTCTACGCCCAAGGAGTGAAGCTAGTTCACATTACCAACTCTTTATTGACGGTTAAGCCACTTTTGTCGTTGTTGAATCAACGAGTTGTTCCCTTGCAACGTCGCTTTTTGCACGATTCGATAACTCTGCCCAATATCTAACCGTGATCCTGTTCAATTATTAACCTCTTTATGTGAGCTAAGGACCGCTATTTGTCATCTTCACAAATAAACCCGCCATCAAACCTAAGCATCTTTGGTCTCTAGTCCAATGCAATCGATTGTTAAGCCATCCACAATAAATACCATCTACATAAAATAATAAATCTCATAATATCAATAACATGAGGCATACCCTATGGAACAATTAAAAGATAGAACCGTCGCGGCGACCAAACAGTCAACGCACACACGCTACTGGATAGTAGCGATGCTATTTCTCATTACCTCGGTCAACTATGGTGACCGAGCCACCCTATCCATTGTGGGATCGCCCATGTCGCAAGCTTTAGGGCTTGACTCGATTGCTATGGGTTACATCTTCTCTGGATTCTCTTGGGCCTACGTTATCGGGCAAATTCCTGGCGGCTTGTTATTAGACCGTTTTGGTTCAAAGCGCGTTTATCTCGGCTCAATTATCACTTGGTCGCTATTTACCTTCGTGCAAGGGTTTATCGATATCTTCCCTGGTTCGTCCGTCGTCGCCGTGCTATTCCTCTTCCGCTTCTTAGTTGGATTGTGTGAATCACCTGCCTTCCCTGGTAACAGTCGTATTGTTGCAGCATGGTTTCCAGCCCAAGAAAGGGGCACAGCGTCAGCCATCTTTAACTCTGCGCAATACTTTGCAACCGTGATTTTTGCGCCAATTATGGGCTGGTTAACCCACGCTGTCGGCTGGACTCACGTGTTCTTCTTTATGGGGGGTGTCGGTTTTGTTGCAGCAGTGCTGTGGCAAAAAGTGATTTATCCTCCTAAACGTCACCCAACTTTATCCCAACAAGAGCTGGAATACATGGAAGCAGGCGGTGCGCTAACTAACCTCGATGCACCAGAAGAAACCAATACTAAAGGTCAAAAGTCAGCTAAAGCGCCAGCGATTTCCAAAAAAGCAGCGATCAAGGATCTGCTAGCTTCCCGAATGATGTTAGGGATTTACCTAGGTCAATATTGCATTAACGCCCTGACCTACTTCTTTATCACTTGGTTCCCTGTCTATTTAGTGCAAGCGCGTCACATGTCGATTCTGCAAGCCGGCTTTGTCGCAGCCATTCCTGCGATATGCGGCTTTCTTGGCGGTATCTCTGGCGGCATCATCTCCGACTTTTTATTGTCACGCGGCGTTTCTATAACTTGGTCACGTAAGATTCCAATCATCGGTGGGATGCTACTGTCAACTTCAATGGTGGCATGTAACTACATCGATACCGAATGGTTGGTGGTTGCCTTTATGGCCCTAGCCTTCTTTGGTAAGGGGGTCGGCGCGCTGGGTTGGGCGGTAATGTCTGATACCGCACCTAAAGAAGTGGCGGGCTTAAGTGGTGGTATTTTCAACACCGTCGGTAACCTCTCCGGTATCGTGACACCTATTGCCATCGGTTACATCATCGCAGCAACCGGTTCATTTAACGGTGCTTTGGTTTACGTCGGTATTCATGCACTGGTCGCTGTCTTTGCTTACCTAGTTATCGTTGGAAAAATCGAACGTCTTAACTTATCAAAACAATTAGATGCCTAGAACGGATAAGGAAAGTTCATGAGCTCTCAATACCCTACCATTACACGCGTTGAAGTGGTGCCTGTGGCTGGCTTTGACAGTATGTTGCTTAACATTGGGGGCGCGCACGGCGCCCTATTCACCCGTAACGTGGTGATCGTACACGACAGTGCGGGCCACCAAGGCCTTGGGGAAGCCCCTGGTGGTGAAGTCATTGAACAAACATTGCGTTCCATCGGAGAACGTTTGATTGGCGAACCGATTGTTCACCTCAATAAACTCATTCATCGCGCTCATTTTGCACAGCAAGACGATGATTTTGAGACCTTCGGTAAAGGCGCATGGACCTTTGAACTGCGCGTCAACGCCGTTGCGGCAATGGAAGCGGCGCTGCTTGATTTGATGGGCCAAATTCTTGAAGTGCCCGTTGCAGAACTGCTTGGCCAGGGCAAACAGAGAGATGCAGTCACAGTATTGGGTTATCTCTTCTTTGTTGGCGACAGCCACAAAACCGATATGCCATACCCTGCTGAACAAGGTGGACACCCTTGGTATTCCGTACGCCGCCGTGAAGCAATGACGCCAAGTGCTATCGTAGAACAAGCCGCTGCTGCCAAAGATCGCTATGGCTTTAAAGATTTCAAACTTAAAGGTGGTGTCCTGCCCGGTGAAGAGGAAGTGCTCTCGGTTGAAGCCCTTGCCAGTGCGTTTCCGGATGCCCGCATTACCATCGACCCGAACGGTGCTTGGTCTTTAAACGAAGCCATTCGTCTGTGTAAACCGCTGCGCAATGTGTTGGCCTATGCAGAAGACCCTTGTGGTGCAGAGCAAGGCTTTAGTGGCCGTGAAATCTTAGCCGCATTTCGCCGCGCAACAGGTTTGCCCGTTGCCACCAATATGATCGCCACCAACTGGCGCGAACTGCAAAGTGCTATCGTACTGGATGCGATTGATATACCTTTAGCCGACCCACATTTCTGGACGCTTTCCGGTGCAGTACGTGTTGCGTCTTTATGTAACGATTGGGGACTCACTTGGGGTTGTCACTCAAATAACCACTTTGATATTTCATTGGCGATGTTTACCCAAGTTGGCGCTGCTGTCCCAGGCAATCCAACCGCCATTGATACGCACTGGATTTGGCAAGAAGGGCAACACCTCACCAAAGATCCTTTGCAGATCAAAAATGGGCAAATCGCCGTTCCAGACCGCCCAGGGCTGGGTATTGAACTGGATCGCGAGCAGCTAAATAAAGCCCATTCGCTTTACAAAGAGCTGGCTACTGGTCGCCGTGATGATGCCCGCGCCATGCAATTTTTGATTCCGGGCTGGACATTCGATCGCAAACGTCCTGCGTTAGTTCGATAACATCGATTTCACTCAGAAAAGAGCGACTTGATTAACAGAGTTACGTGTTGATAACCGAAAGTTGATGAATAACAAACGGTCCACTTACTAAGTGGACCGTTTGTCTAAATAAGTCAGTTAAGAACCCTTTAACTATGTGGCACTTAGCTCTTTTGCAGTTTCAGCTTTGGCCACAGCGTTTGCCACTTTTTATCTTCGACACGTTGGATAAACGTCGACCAACTGCGCTTGGGATTATAAGTAATCTGCAGTGCAAACAGTGATTCCCAACCAAATGCAGTTAAAAATTCCAACTTATCGTTATGTAGACGCACCGCGACTGCCGTTTCGCACTCAGGCCAAAAGCTCATCGCATCTTGGCAATTCTCATAAGGCCGATCCCCATTACGCTCATGCATTAAAGCTTGGTTCTTCACTTGCCAATTCACGGTTGGCAGCTGTTGGCTTAAGCTTTTTTCGAACTTTTTTTGCTCAGATTCAGGCTCATTTTTAGCAAAATAGATCACATCCACATCATGCAGCGGTGTACTGTCTTGATAATCATGCAAACGATCCCACACCAAATTACGGACAAAGCCAGCGGCAACCCATGCATCCGGTATGGCTAACGACTGTAACGTTTTGAGGACTTCCATACGAACAGCATCTTGTTCAAGCCAAATATGTAGCGTTTCCAGCTCCGCTTGCAAGCCTATCTCCTTAAATCTTCTCTTGGTTTTGTATAACGACAATGCGATAATCGCGCGGTAATTTTTCAACCCATAGGGTTAAGTATGAAACTTCTCGTTCGCAATTTAGCGCGCACTACGACCGAACACGAACTTCGCGTTCTTTTCCAAGCTCACGGCACAGTCACTACCTGCAACCTCGTTCTTGACCAAGAAACTGGGGCATCTAAAGGATTTGGTTTTGTTGAAATGCCAGATGAAAAAGAAGCGAATAACGCCATCAATCAATTGAACCAAAGCAAAGTGGCGAACAGCAAAATTCGCGTCAAGCTTGCACAAAACTAATTGACCTTGCCAAGTGCGTATCAAGCCAGCGAATCGCTGGCTTTTTAATGCCCATGCAAAACTCGACGTTAAACCAAATCAAACACCATCTCTTCTACCACTTCCATTTTGTGTGATAGAACAAAGCCCAGTCTCATATACAACAACTTCGCAGGGTTTTCTGGGAAGACACGTAAACGCAGTTGCGCCATACCCAGTTGACTTGCATACTCTTTAGCCCAGTTGATTGCTTGAGTCCCCACACCGCCATTTTGATATTGCGCTTCAACCTGTAAATCGCGCAGATACAGTGTGTTATCCGAGCGAGAAAAACGAATCACACCGACATGGACATCATCCACAACGATGTCATAGTTTTCGAAATGCTCCCAAGAATCATCAAACATTTCATCATCCCAATTGATGCCGTGAGTTCGGTAATACTCCGCCATATTCGTTTGAGTAATCTGTCGAGCATAAGCTTTATCTTGCGCTTCGCAATATTGTGTTGTCATTGCATGACCTCCTGACACTCGCTGACATCCAATTTCATTCGATAGAGCAACCATGGTTCATCGCTAACGGAAGAGATAAATGGCTCTGATGCGTAACGGGAAAATCCCAGTGCTTGGTAACATGCCAGTGCACTGTGATTATGTGCAAACACCCCTAAACTCAATTCACGGGCGGCAAATTGCTGTTTCGCTACAGCAATCAATTGTGTCACCATGCTTTGCGCCATTCCTCGGCCACGGTAATCCGGTGCGATAAACACACGGCAGATTCGATAAGCGTTATTGCCAAGATGAAACAGTTCAATAAACCCGACATTCTCACCTTCATGGCGACATAGAAAAGCAAACACTTCTGGCTTTTGACAGTGTTCGGAAATCTGCTCTTGGGTTAACGGATAGGCGTAACAAGGACCGCCCCACAACAGATTCAATTCTGGTGAGTCAATCCAGTCGATCAACTGCTGTGCCTCATCGGGGCGAAAAGCCACTAATTCCATTGCGATTGCATCCTCCATGATGCGCGGCTAGCTAAATCTAGCCTATGTGATAAATCTACTTTCATTAGTATGACACCAGCTAGCCTATCATGCCTAACTAATGTTTAGAAAAGAATCAGTTACACTATAAAACCATGGTCACTGACGCAACTTTGACTTTCCCCATTAGGAAAATATGTTATAACGTAGCAAATTTCCTTTATTGACGACATGCCTGTGCTATTTTCCGCTCTTCCTCGCGCGATTGCTCGCATTACCATCCCATGCATCGCTGCATGTGGATTATTACCACTCTCTTTCAGTGCCAGTGCCCATCCTCACTCATGGATTGATATGACGACTGAGATCCAAGGTAATGGGCAAGCGATTACTGGGTTTCACATGATATGGCAATTTGATCTCATGACCACTGCCTATCTGTTTGACGGTGAGGATATGACCCCCAAGCACAAGCAAGACACACTCAATAAATTGGCGAAATCCATTCTCAACAATATGCTTACAACCCACTATTTCACCTATTTCTATCATGAAAAAACACCGATTAAGTACAAAACCGGTGAATCACCTGTACTAACGACGCACGGTGGTAAAGCCACTTTTGTATTCGATTTACCCTTGGCAAAACCCTACCCTTTGACCCAAGATCCGCTCAAACTGCTGATTTTCGACCCTACGTATTACGTTGATATGTCATGGAAAAATCGCAGTAACATCAAGTTAGCTCCCGAGCTAGCGAAGCAATGTCAATATGAGATTGTTGAACCACACCCAACGCCAAAACAAGTGGCTTACGCCAGTGAGTTACCGGCTGACGCTGACCCTGACGATACCCTAGGACAACTTTTCACCCAATCTTTAGTTCTAACTTGTCAACCAACGACTCAGCCTCAATAGGGAGCATTCATGGCCCACGACCATTCACACCATCATCACGAGGAAGTCGCCCTCTCAGCGCGCTATCTCACCCCTGCTCGCCTCGCCACTTTAACAACCGTAGCACTTGCCTTAGCAGTGATCATTCATCTGATTTACCAGTGGTGGCCACATCTTTTAATGGTGAGCATTCAATGGCAACGCAGCAGTGTTGAGCAGCTCAGTGATTTAATTTACTCGGCAACTGACAATCATTCTGCCATGTGGTCATTGGTGGAAATCAGTTTTCTTTACGGCATATTTCACTCGATTGGCCCCGGACACGGTAAGCTCATCGTCAGCTCTTACCTTGCAACCAACCCCGCCAAAATTAATGCCGCACTTTGGATTACGGTGATTTCTGCACTCGTCCAAGCGCTGGTCGCCATTGCGATTGTGTCGGTATTTTTATTTGTGATGCACTTAACCATGCATCATGTGAACCACTTTGTAGAACAGATCTTTAACGTCAGCTATCTGGGTGTGTTGGTGATTGGCGCGGTGATATTTTATCAAGGCGCACGCTATTTTTGGCAACGATGGGGACATAAAAACCCACATAGCGATCATTCTCATGAACATGAACATGAACATGAACAGCATCACGTTCATCACCATCATGGTCAAGAACATCATCATGTGCACATGGATGGAACATGCTCATGTGGTCATAAGCATGGAGCAACACCGCAAGAACTGAACCATGCATCTTCGTTAAAAGAGTATGTCGCAATCATCGTCAGCATTGGAATTCGCCCCTGCACTGGCGCCATTTTGGTGCTGTTTTTTGCTAACTTAGCGAATGTCTACTGGTTGGGCGTTGCCAGTGCGATTTTAATGGCGGTTGGCACCGCGTTTACTACCTCGACAATTGCACTTCTAACCGTCTCGGGGCGCAAAATCGTCCAGCATTATCTCACAGCGGGTTCCCACGGCTCTTTCCCTTGGGTATGGCCACTGGTTAGAGTGATCTGTGGCGTTGGACTCATCGCCGTCAGTTATCTTCTGGCTCATCAAACTGGGTTTGGTGTCTCCCCGATATTTAATGTCCATAAATTCTAATTAGCTAGATAGGGATAGACATTAAACAGAAATGAAAAAAGACTGGCCAAAACCAGTCTTTTTCAATTCGTTACATGCTGCACCACAAAGGCTAAACGATCAGAACATGTAAATGGTTGCGGTTAGGTTCACAGAGCGAACATCTTTGTCGCCAAATGAATAATTTGAATATTCAACACCTAATGCAATTGGCCCCAAGAAAGTGTAATCAGCACCTACCGACCACATTGGGTCCAAACCATCATCATCAGCGATAGTCGTGTCATCATCGCCTTCAAGTACCCATGAGTTCACACCCAATTTTGCGTAAAGCTGCAAAGGTCCAAAGTTAAGGTTCGGTTTAATTGCACCATACACAGATTCCCCCCAGACTTTACCGCCACCAAGGTCAAATTTACCGAAATCCGAGTATCCGCCTTCAAGACCTACCCATGGCATGATCCCTGTACCGACGAAGAAAGAGTGCGAGATAGAATTTTGTTCTTCGTATTCTGATGAACCTACTGACACA is part of the Vibrio porteresiae DSM 19223 genome and encodes:
- the def gene encoding peptide deformylase, which encodes MAVREIITIPDPRLKLVAKPVTDFDAVQPVIDDLLDTLYDTSNGIGLAAPQIAEQLAIVVIDLSKERNEPLILVNPEVVSGENKELGEEGCLSVPDYYAEVERFHSVVVKAQDRHGNPITIESDEFLAIAMQHEIDHLKGNLFIDYLSPLKRNMAMKKVKKYQREVKKHTA
- a CDS encoding thioredoxin family protein, which gives rise to MLLKRVLLLPLLLLSFMAFATQDKVYDPSRDAYTDYLNALTIAKKDHKNIFVVAGGNWCPYCVKFEKNLKETALDKVIEHDYVFMKANFSNENDNHTFFNLFPKFNAYPHIMIISSNGELLLSQPMVLTEQQFRDVLKKYTI
- a CDS encoding GNAT family N-acetyltransferase, with translation MTTQYCEAQDKAYARQITQTNMAEYYRTHGINWDDEMFDDSWEHFENYDIVVDDVHVGVIRFSRSDNTLYLRDLQVEAQYQNGGVGTQAINWAKEYASQLGMAQLRLRVFPENPAKLLYMRLGFVLSHKMEVVEEMVFDLV
- a CDS encoding MFS transporter; this encodes MEQLKDRTVAATKQSTHTRYWIVAMLFLITSVNYGDRATLSIVGSPMSQALGLDSIAMGYIFSGFSWAYVIGQIPGGLLLDRFGSKRVYLGSIITWSLFTFVQGFIDIFPGSSVVAVLFLFRFLVGLCESPAFPGNSRIVAAWFPAQERGTASAIFNSAQYFATVIFAPIMGWLTHAVGWTHVFFFMGGVGFVAAVLWQKVIYPPKRHPTLSQQELEYMEAGGALTNLDAPEETNTKGQKSAKAPAISKKAAIKDLLASRMMLGIYLGQYCINALTYFFITWFPVYLVQARHMSILQAGFVAAIPAICGFLGGISGGIISDFLLSRGVSITWSRKIPIIGGMLLSTSMVACNYIDTEWLVVAFMALAFFGKGVGALGWAVMSDTAPKEVAGLSGGIFNTVGNLSGIVTPIAIGYIIAATGSFNGALVYVGIHALVAVFAYLVIVGKIERLNLSKQLDA
- a CDS encoding RNA recognition motif domain-containing protein → MKLLVRNLARTTTEHELRVLFQAHGTVTTCNLVLDQETGASKGFGFVEMPDEKEANNAINQLNQSKVANSKIRVKLAQN
- a CDS encoding DinB family protein, whose product is MDLASNFVMMARYNQRMNVQLLSACRHLSPAQLQRNTRSYFVSIMDYWNHLLQADIAMLTCLAEHHLMVADKDFHTLSFTWGEHRFIDDLNTMIERREEVDHLIVNMTHHLTDDLLHTRIQYQAGDEQTVEINLNGFLLHLFHHQTHHRGQLACILSQFGLDVGATDLPHVVPELLDSTR
- a CDS encoding nucleotidyltransferase family protein: MEVLKTLQSLAIPDAWVAAGFVRNLVWDRLHDYQDSTPLHDVDVIYFAKNEPESEQKKFEKSLSQQLPTVNWQVKNQALMHERNGDRPYENCQDAMSFWPECETAVAVRLHNDKLEFLTAFGWESLFALQITYNPKRSWSTFIQRVEDKKWQTLWPKLKLQKS
- a CDS encoding GNAT family N-acetyltransferase encodes the protein MELVAFRPDEAQQLIDWIDSPELNLLWGGPCYAYPLTQEQISEHCQKPEVFAFLCRHEGENVGFIELFHLGNNAYRICRVFIAPDYRGRGMAQSMVTQLIAVAKQQFAARELSLGVFAHNHSALACYQALGFSRYASEPFISSVSDEPWLLYRMKLDVSECQEVMQ
- a CDS encoding glucarate dehydratase family protein, producing MSSQYPTITRVEVVPVAGFDSMLLNIGGAHGALFTRNVVIVHDSAGHQGLGEAPGGEVIEQTLRSIGERLIGEPIVHLNKLIHRAHFAQQDDDFETFGKGAWTFELRVNAVAAMEAALLDLMGQILEVPVAELLGQGKQRDAVTVLGYLFFVGDSHKTDMPYPAEQGGHPWYSVRRREAMTPSAIVEQAAAAKDRYGFKDFKLKGGVLPGEEEVLSVEALASAFPDARITIDPNGAWSLNEAIRLCKPLRNVLAYAEDPCGAEQGFSGREILAAFRRATGLPVATNMIATNWRELQSAIVLDAIDIPLADPHFWTLSGAVRVASLCNDWGLTWGCHSNNHFDISLAMFTQVGAAVPGNPTAIDTHWIWQEGQHLTKDPLQIKNGQIAVPDRPGLGIELDREQLNKAHSLYKELATGRRDDARAMQFLIPGWTFDRKRPALVR
- a CDS encoding GNAT family N-acetyltransferase, with protein sequence MLMDTTTSTDSDLSSRVRLKQSTGDKDWQVAQNCLLQAVARCHRQQIPLWTEEQVQLEVLQQSYSNEQLYLIDYQGQAIGCVFICFDSDPFWPDLDTRNSLFFHKFAIADSYHSRGLGQDVINAIVALAKQLHCQWVRCDCHGDRPTLRRFYEKSGFTLVDRQERLGFDAARYQLSIG
- a CDS encoding DUF523 domain-containing protein, translating into MEKLLISACLAGDKVRYNGQSLPISGQLDALLRANFELVKCCPEVASGMPIPRASAEIVGGSAQLVLQAHARVEDNQGHNVTDDFVRGANMALQLCLSNNIRYALLAQGSPSCGSELVYDGTFSGVKKPGRGVTAELLIKHGITVFSPDSIQEYLNQQPHTSRD
- a CDS encoding GNAT family N-acetyltransferase, whose amino-acid sequence is MQIREVTPQIEMVYRNLAQAYEAEFSHIMGKKPDENGLFPLDTELGGPIVGYLCYVDGVPAGHAAIEHGAGGYFEICDFYVIPYFRGKQVGRQFASTLFEQLRGAWEIKQVQGAHHASAFWRSVVNEYTAGHFIDDEYQCPRWGWVTRQRFQHG